The window cctctatccgagttgttcttggtttggttgcccgcttgaatttagaagttgaacaacttgatgtaaaaacaacatttcttcatggtgacttagaagaagaaatttacatggagcaaccagaaggtttcaaagtcaagggaaaagaaaatctggtatgtaagcttaagaaaagcttatatggactcaaacaggcacctagacaatggcataagaagtttgattcctttatgatgagccaaaggtatgatagaaccacatctgatcattgtgtgtttatgaagaaattttcagatgatgattttattattttactgctatatgttgatgatatgttgattgttggctatgatgttggaaaaattgaaaagcttaaaagagagctaagtaagtcttttgccatgaaagacttgggatcggtgaaacaaatacttggcatgaagattcttcgtgataggaagaaaaggaagatttggctatctcaggagacttacattgaaaaggttcttgaaagattcaactaaagctaaagcagtttgttccccacttgcaggtcatttcaagcttagttcgaaacaatgtcctacaagtgagaaagaaaaagaagaaatatccagagtgccttactcatctgcagtaggcagtttgatgtatgctatggtttgtactaggccagatatagctcatgcagttggagttgtcagccgatttctctctaatcctggaaaggaacattggacagtagtgaaatgaatattaagatatctaagaggtacttccaagttgtgtttatgttttggtaatgatgaacctgtgttagaaggttacacagatgcagacatggcaagtgatactgattccaggaagtccactttggaattcttgatgacatttgcaggaggagcagtctcttgccagtctaagttacagaagtgtgttgctctatcaaccacagaagcagaatatatagcagttactgaagcctgtaaggaaactttatggatgaaaaagtttgtacaggaattgggcttgaaacaggaaggatatattgtttactgtgacagtcagagtgccattcacctctccaagaattcaacataccattctagatccaagcatattgatgtgagatatcactggattcgtgatgtgcttgagatgaaagaattacagttggaaaaagtgtatactaatgagaatggatcagatatattgacaaagtctttgcctaagaagaagcttgaagcatgaaggcgaagagcgggcttggtacaacccaccatatgagctggagggggagaattgtttggtccagcccatatgtgggcttggacaaatttgggccatgagcccaaatcaaagaattcaagagagaaagggcaaaattggtgTGATGGCAGCGTGGGTGTATGCACAGTGAACGCGTGCAGCGTGCgacgtgcagaggaaagaggagagagaaataaagagagaaagattaaatttctgagttttctgcttgacgatcggtggctaaacgttgtcagtttcggcccaaattttatgtggagaatccttacagcaaactctacaatcctaacaatgttgatctgcagtttaccctctctaaggtactttcctgtaatatccactttgtgagacctagaattttcttacgaggagatccatcTTACAttatgaagatatgttattcttgagccaagatatataatcttgatgttattctgatcctctagttattctagagaagacctactataaacctgttatcattattattgatagtagaagtttgaggtggactacggtcccgtggttttttccacattgggttttccacgttaaaagatttggtctcactttgtgattgattatttgctctattgtttatgctgtgctggttgatatttatatttggatatcaagttggtattttaatgAGGAACCcactttgatacacaaagagggaaaagaatattccgctttaactggTTTCTTCCCAACACTTGGGTCATCAGCGAAGAAAGAAGACCGTCGAGCAACGACGGATGTGACCAGGTTGGCGCGGGTGACGACCCTGTAGGGAGGCGAGGCCGGTGTGACTAGAGAGGGATGGGAGCCGCTTGGCGAGATGTGGTTGAGGAAGAATAGAGAGCAGCATGGATGACGCCTGCGAAGTCGAGAGCAGTGAGCAACAAGTTGCCTTGATACGTTGGATCCACTGAGGGTGGCATAGGGGATGGATGGACTGCTGAGTTGTGGTTGGCCGGGCCACGACAGTCGTAGGATACATCTAGTGTCCGACTTTGGGGACGTGAAGAAGTGTCGCAGTCATTGTTGGTCAGCCGTCATCGTCTTGGATCAACGTCGTTGGAGGTGAgccgaggcagaggaggaagCCTAGGGAGATGCACGTGCGACTCACCAAGTGCTTCTGCTATCGTACTCAGCCATCTGGAATAGGTATGAACCGTGGCGTCTTCAAGCGAGAAATCGATCGTAGTGAGGAGATGTCACGCTTTTGCATGAACGACGGTGGGGTTGCTAGGGGCGGATAAGCAGTTGGAGTATAGGCATCATAAAGCAACTAAGGTTCTTTAGAGCTCGGTGAGGAGCGATtgctattgtcagacaatgagaaaaaagcttgctctaggcaagaggCTATGATACTATGATAAAAGATATGTTTTTCATTGAAATTTATTGATATGTTTTTCCTATTTAGACCATGACAGGGGGAGGAGTGTCTTTAATAAAACAGCGAGATTTTCTCGTacaattaagaaaatcttatatGATATCAAATATATATGAGATACACTTATCATTAAGGGTGAAGATCTCATTTGACATATATTTTATACGAAGTATTGATCGATGAGAGTATATTGGACCTTGTATCAAAATTCGAGGTTTTGGAAGTGTTATCCAATGTATTTTAGATGCATGTTAACTCTCTCGCAGCATTACCAACCATCGAAAGACATCAAACTTGAATTTGGCATAGCTGCAAGAGAGTGACTCGAAAGTTCGAGCCATTTCGTCCGCGTCAGGGAGAGGGCAGTGAGAAGAGACGCTCCTCCGGCACACTGCGTACATTTTGGCCCAACCTTGTTTTCTGTAGGCAAGTGGAAGCAAGCTCCAAAGGAACAAGAAAAAGACCAAAACCAGCAGGGTCGCTTCCGAGAACAACAAAACAAATCCAAGGAAAACCGAAAAGGCAGCAAGATTTATTCGGGAGATTGGAGGGGGTGTCACGAGCTCACACGGCTCTCGTCCGCTAGTGGCGACCGGGCCGCAAGCGTGTGCGTGTGCGCGTGTGTGTGGGGGTGGGGGGCGCGCGTCACGTGGTGATGGCCTCCGATAGAAGCCAAAAACAAGGACATGAGGTTCGGAAACAGGAGTATGGTATTGGGGACCAAAAGGTTGGAAAGAAAGCAAAGGTTTTGAATCACAAATAGTGGTTTTGGATTTATGTTTCATTATGTAAACAAATAAAATCTAAAACCAATGTTTTCGTTTGTTTGTTTTTACAGTGTCGGTAGGAGTGTGTAATATATAAGAATGTTTTTGGATAAGAATGTTTTTGAATCTGGTCAAGAGAGATGTGTCGAAGAAACCTTCAGTCAAGCAGGTCACCTTTTCCTCTTCTTTACCCACAACGCCGACACCGTCTTTGTTTGTTTTCTGCAATGAGAGATTATACCGTGTTTAAAAATTCAGATGCAGACAACACAGTCTGTCCCTACAATGCGTTGCATAATTCAAACTCATCTACCGAACACAAATGGTGGAAGGGTAGATTGCCGCACTGAGCAAATTGCTGGTACATTTTTCCACCACAACATCACCCTTACCTGCATCGGAGGGAATCTACTACTGTCCTTTGCCCTTTCAGCTAATCACCTCTGTTTAATGTCATGAATTCAGTCACGGAAAGAAGGGGGAGTCGGTGTCAATTATTCGTGTCTAAAGTCGTGGCTCCAGCATTTCTGCAACTTTCCTGTTGCAAatagtgtatgtatatatataattatataattagatttttcttttatttttatagataGGGTGAAAATGAGATTCGCAAAACCTTAGGATGATTTGTCAAGATTTTTACTAGTCATGTTAGCCAGCACCTGTAGTttcactttttttttccctttttttgggAAAGTTAGATatgatatgtttataatttagcaTGTAATATACTCTTTTCTTAACATTATTACTATTCACTATCGTTATCGGtgattaattttgattaaaaataaataatgaagtaACTAAGGTACTTTTACTAATAAAACATGGTAATTAAATTTGATGGAAAATGTATTCAAAGAAtctctttattatatatatatatttatttatttatatttgagaAATAGTATGACTGCTGTATTCTTGGATAATTTTTCACATAAAATATACTAAAAAGAATTCGTCgtggaaaataaaagaaaattagatatctatcatttactaAAGTTTCAatggatcataatatttttttttatggcaATAGTGTAACTACTTCAATCTTAAATTGTGTACCAACCCTAATCTTAAGCTATGGTGAAGTAATGCAGTCCTTATACTGTTTCCAAGAAGATCTTATAATTTATCAGAACTTGACTAAATAGCATCTAAATCTGCTCAATTCTTATAGCTTTTTGGGGTACATCCTACTTTCTAAAATGCAGTACATTTTTTAGCTCAAACCTGAAGTGGAAGAGTACTGtacccttttcttttcttttctttttttggtgtaATTTGATTATTCAGAGAAAAAAATATaggatgaatttttttaaaacaatCTAACTTTGAGAATTTTTTAGATAGTACCTCAACCTTCAAAAATTTTTATACAGCACATCCTTTTCCAAATTATCATTCTACTCCTATTAGTCACCCCCTAGCCATAATCATTTGGTTATACGTCTAATCCCGCTAGTCATCTTCTTCGCTTTAACTATTGTTCATCGCTCAGAGCACAAGGGTGATCGCGTACAAAGGTGACTAACAACATAGGCTTTGCTATCACTAGACCACAATCAGTGCCTCTCCTCCCCTCTGTCTCATTGGACCTATCGATCATAACTCTCTCACAAGGAAGGAGGGGTGCGAAGGCCACCGTCACCTCCTTCTTGCGTAAGGGTTATGGGCGATGTATGTAGAGATGAGATCCACTGAGTTAACAACCCCCCTTATTCCTTGCATAAGAGCTATGAGCAACAAATCCGACAAAGCAAAGGACAAAGAGAAATTGCTATTATGATCTAACAAGGATGCAAGACAATAATATAAAAGAGGAGAAGGATTTGATCGAGACaaggataaaataatttttttatacgaCAAGAGACGTTATACGAGAAATTTTTAagattaaaatttttttcataaattgttaaaataatttttttttaaaatttattaaaaatatatattaaattaaaattagaaggatatatatatatatatatatatatgttaaaagaaagtGAAAAAGGAGGAGCCAAATTTGCTTGTGACACGGACCCCTCTTTCACACACGCATCCATCACTGAAGAAAAAGCACACCAAGGGAGACATAGCAGTGCAGTAGAAGGAAAAGGGAGCAGACTTTTTCGCCCATTCCCTTTTCCGACTCTCATATATCCTCTCTGCTTTCTGAGACGAGGTGGGAGACTTGGACGCATTGATGCCTTCCCGTCCGCCGCCGGCGGCGGAACCGCCGGGTCCCCACCGGACCAACCAcaaccaccaccatcaccaccaccgccACGTCATTCCCATAGCGGCCATCGGAGGTGCCGCCGTCGTCCTGACCGTCACCCTGGTGGTGCTCCTCTATCGCCGTTTCGCCCGTGGCAGCCCCACCCCCACCGCCCCTTCGCCCCCGCCGCCCCCCGCTGGCCCGCTCCGTCGGTTTACCTACGCCCAGCTCCGGCGCGCCACCGCCTCCTTCGCCCCTTCTCTCCGCCTCGGACAGGGCGGCTTCGGCCCCGTCTTCCGCGGCGCCCTCCCGTCCGGCGAGGAGGTCGCCGTCAAGCTCATGGACTCTTGCGGTTCCCTCCAGGGTGAGCGCGAGTTCCACAACGAGCTCGCTCTCGCCGCCAATATCCTCGCTGTCCCATCCTACGCCGCCGCCGTCGTCCCGACCATCGGCTTCTGCTCCGACGACGATGGCCGACACCGGCGTTGGTGGCCTTGGTGGAGGCGGCGGGAGGCAGAAGAGCCACTGGAGCTCTCGgaagccgccgctgccgccgcgccGCCCGGTCGGAAGCTTCTCCTGGTCTACGAGCTGATGCACAACGGAAGCCTCCAGGACGCGCTGTTGGACCGCCGGTGCCCGGAGCTGATGGACTGGCAGCGGCGGTTCGCGGTGGTGCTCGACGTCGCCCGCGGCCTCCACTTCCTCCACGCTGTCTGCGATCCAGCGGTGATACACGGCGATATCAAGCCTAGCAACATCCTCCTTGACGCTCACCTCTCGGCCAAGATCGGCGACTTCGGCCTCGCCCGGCTTAGATCCACCGCGACGGAGGATCACCTCCCTACCGAGGAGGAAATCAAAGTCGACATCGATCTAGACAAGCACGCGGTGAACGATTCGAAAACGTCAggaaaggagagaaagaaagacTCGGTGACCGTAGGAGGGCAGGATGACGCCTCGGCCGTGACCATGGGAGAGACGGCGGAGAGCATAACAACGACTACGACTGGGTTCGAGGAGCAAACTCCGAACGCTGGGGCGAATGGCATCGCCACCACCGACAGATCGgcggaggaagatgaggatttcaTGGTGGCATCGCCAGCTACCGCCGTGGACGTGGCCTCGGTTTCCGAGGCAGGAGCAGGCTTCGATAGAGTAAGCGTCGATAGTGGGAAGGACGCTTCCGCGTCGCGGAAGGGATGCGGCAAAAAGAAGGCCGGTGCTTCCTCGGGCAAGGACTGGTGGTGGAGGCAGGACATCAATGGCGGAGGACCAAACTCCGAGTCCGGAGGCAGCGTGAAGGACTATGTGATGGAATGGATTCGATCAGAGATCAAGAAGGAGAGGCCGAAGAGCGACTGGGTTACGGCCTCGACGGCCACTGCCGTTGAGGAGTGCTTGCCTAAGCCGTCCAACGGTGGGAGATCAGAGCGGAAGAAGAGTCATCGAAGGATGGAGTGGTGGGCCTCATTGGACGAGGAGAAgccgaagaagaaagagaagagccGGCCCGCTAGGGAGTGGTGGCGGGAGGAGTTCTGTGAGGAGCTGATGAAGAAACAGAAGCGGCAGCCAATGGCCAAGTCCAAGAGCAGCCatgaatggtggcagaacgatgatgACTTTGCTTCACCTTCCGAGAAGAGTAATAGGAGGAAGAAGAATAGGAGCTATAGCCGTGGTAGTCGCAGCAGTATAGATTGGTGGATGGATCGAATTAGTGGGGAGATCAGGCCAACCGGAAGGAGAAGTAGCCGGGACTGGGCTAGCGGGGATATCCCAAAGAGTGGAACAGTGAGCAGCACCCCAAGCATGAGGGGCACTGTCTGCTATGTTGCTCCTGAGTACGGTGGTGGGGGGCCGCTTTCAGAGAAGTGCGATGTTTATAGTTTTGGTGTTCTTCTGTTGGTTATAATCTCAGGCAGGCGACCGCTGCAAGTGACAGCCTCGCCCATGTCAGAGTTTGAGCGAGCAAACCTCATCTCGTGGGCTCGACATCTTGCCCATTTGGGAAGGCTTCTGGAGCTTGCTGATCCCTGCCTCCGGTGTGTGGACAAAGAGCAAGCTCTTCTCTGCGTCACGGTTGCACTGCTCTGTCTGCAGAGATCTCCAGCTCGTCGCCCCTCCAGCAAGGAAATATTGGGTATGCTTACTGGTGAATCAGAGCCTCCACACCTCCCGCTTGAATTCTCACCATCACCACCAGGTGGGTTTTCATTCAAATCGCGGAAGAAGGCTCGGTGAGTTTAGACTTATTTCAGCATGACCATTTAGCTACATATAGTGTCGATTGTACATTTTAGAATTCCATTTATTTGGAGTTGGATGTAGAAAAGTCTGAAGAGAAAGTTCTATTTCGATTATGAAAGATTGATCCACATAATTGAAATATGAACCTGATGGAAGGGAGTGCTCTGAAACAATTGTCACCGTATCTGGCTGGTATCAGAACCTCATGCATAACTTACTAGAAACTCCTGCCAATAAAGGTTCCTATGATTCTGCCAGATCTTTTGCTTGTCTTTCTTTTAGACATGCATGATGGTAGTGCTTTCTGGGCCATGTGAACTTTTCTGTCTCTTCATTTTTTTTCAGTTCATGCAACTTTTGGTAAAGTAACCCAAGCTCTGGCCCATTTGTACCATGCCTTTTTGCATCAACCTTTTGTAATAAAGGGAAATAAGATCTCGAAGATCATCTTACTTCTTTCTTTTGCAAATTTAAATGCCTTGTCAAGTTCTTTATTACTCGTGTCAACAAGTAACCTAActtccaactatccatgcattttAAAATGGATTCACCTTTTTCTTTTATGTGCCCTGGTTGTTTGGTTTCATCAAACTCTTCTGCTAGCATGAGATGGCCTTGGTACCTGGTCTTCCAAAGAGATGTTACTGACAGTCCCAGGATCCATATCCAAGAGACAATCTGTATGAGAAGAGCAGAGAACATGTGTACAGGGCCAGATACTTTTGAAACTGGTTAAAAGAGAGTTTAGAAGTCATGCCATATATTTTACATAGACAGTAGTCTAATCGAAGATCCATGGCCAATACAGTTTTATGGAActgtaatattataatttatggcAAGACTTTTCTAAGTTCCCCCAACCTCCATCTAACCAATATAATGATGGTCCATTGAATGGACATTTTTTTTATTGGAGGTCTGTGAATGACATTGACTAGAttctgtcagctagttgatgtactCTTTTTCATATATTGGCATCTTGAACAGGAATCAGGCAAAAAATAGTATTCAATTCAGGAAATGGGATTACTGCaattacatctcttaaatctttatttatagtcttGGGCTATAATAAAGAAATTGCATGTCAACTTGGTATTGTTGTCTCGAAGGCAAGGCATCTTATGGGATTGTTGGTATGAGTATTTTATTCCTTGAAAATTCATAGCAGATGCAGGTATGTTAATCCTTTTTTTAATTGAATATAACTCTATTGCTGGACAGTACTTGTTGTTTCTGCAAGCTAGAATCCTTTATTTAATTTCTGATACTGAGATATGATGGAAATTTTGAAGACATTGAGGAATATGTTAGTCAATAGAATTCACTCTACAAGAATTTGCTACTGATTATATGACTACCAAAAAGCTGAAGGCCCTTTCCgatatttctctttttttctcttacaTTTCTTATGTGTAGTAATTAGCTGTTAGTGCATTCTGTCCCATGGTGAAATTTGTCTTGTACTTCAGGTAGAATTTAAGCTTGGGTAGCCATTTAGAAGATATTTTTTCATCCATTTTCTGGACCCGATGCATGCTTTTATGTATATCTTTGCTTGCCATTCTGCAAAAGAAATATGTTATTGATTGTGCTGTTATGGCCTAATGTTTCAAGTCTCTGATCTAGCCAGTGATACAGCATATctattattttcttaaaatttaataGGCCATTAATGACTAGCTGTTACAGGATAATATGACATAGCAAGCTCCAGGCTTGATTAAGATTGTCCTTTATGTTGAGTCTTATCTAGTCTAGTCTAGAACATGCATGCTGTGACTTGCTACTACACTGCAAGCAATGAAGCTGAAAATAGAACAGAGGCACTTTTATTGCGTTATTTCAACTATCACAATGGTACTAGACATAAGaaaattatgttataatattattatgcatcctATATTTTCTAAGGTAGCTTCATTTCTTTTGTCTTTTACATATTTTGTCACTTTTTTCTTATTCTGCATTGATGTGCTCCACTTTAGCTATAAATCTTCCTGTAAGTGTCACTTAAAGTGATATTTTTGACATCAACCTCTTGCTGGCAAACAAGGAGGGCTTTAATTGATGGTTTGGAAGTATTATGAGTTGAAATAGTTGTCTGGTTTTTTATCATCATCAGTTGTTAGAAAAGATATAACCTGGACACCTAGCGCTTGATAAAAGGCCAATAGAATCAAAACTCTTTTAGATAAGGAATAGGCATGGGGATAAACAGGAAGATCTAATGATTGCATACTCATCCTTTTTAAACTATTTGTGCATTAGGCTGGTTAAGTGTTGTCAAACTGGTATGTTATTTGCAGGGTGACCTTGCTGGAAGAGTAAGAGATATCAGATGTAGTCACTTTGTGGCCATTCCAAGCCACCTTTCTATCCTTAAATGTCAGTACAGACAATCTATGTAAACCTATTCTTGGTAAATTTCTGCTGCAGCTCTGCATGCAACGAAGTTCCAGTTTGTGCTATACTTGTCAAAGAATATGATGGGCATCAATTCTGTACAGTTATTTGGAAGTTCCAGTATGTACTATACTTAACATTGACCAAGGATTGCCTTTTCGGGCACCAGACCCGTTTTGGCAATCTATCGGACCAGTATGTACTAGTCGGTATTGGTATACTGACACATGATATGCCAGTACATACTGGTGTTTTgacgaagaagaaaaagagggtgaagaggaaggggcggtggaggaatagaggaggaagaaggaagaagaagaaagaagaggggtgAGGAGAAGAAGCAGTTGCAGTGTACCTGGGAAACAGTGGCAAAGTGGTAGTGGCAAGGTGAAAGtggaagcggcagcggcagcggcagcggtagcggtgAGGGCAGCAGCATCGTACGTGAGAAGAGGGCTCGTGTTCGCAAGTCTTTAATTGTTTTTCGTTTTTTTTAATACTGAGTTGGATAGGGgcttttttgattttttattattttaaccgGATCACTCGAAATAGGGGTGGTCTGCATATTGGCCTACGCCTAAATCGGCATGTAATGTTTCTGGTGGTACACCAGTCCATGTTAATGACTGCTATCTAGGTTTTGAGTCATCTTCCTGGGGCACACGTGCAAAGTGATTATTACTGGCGAACTTCACCAAGACATATCAGAGGTAAGAACTTGTTCAGTATCATTCATGTTAATTTCCAAAGATCTAACACAGATGAAGGATTCTCTTCGTCTCTTTCTTGGCTAAACCTGCATGTAAAACCTTACTGAATGGCTGAAGACTTTTCTTTTGAGCTACGTGTTTGTACATTTACATGATCTGTTTTACCTTTTCCAGGAATCATGGTACAAATTGCATTTCTAATGTAGTGATTTATACTTTGCCTATTGGTGAATATTTTGCATTATTTAGCCGGCACATATCTTACAGAGTTGTTCTGGAGCAGGGTGGACAACCATTGGGTGAAACCATTGGAAGGTGAAGTCTGAGGAAGATGCAGCCGAattcatgaagaacatcaaatgGTGATGATCCGATTTCTCAAGTCTATTTCTTCATCAATTGTGTTAGGTGAAGATCAAGTCTTGTAGTTACCAAGTTTAAGAATTTAATATTGAAGTTTTCATTTCTTGGTGTTCTGATTGGATAGGATCAAAAGAAACTTTTATTTTGGAACTATGGTTTCGAATATTGGGTGTATTGGTACCCTATTGTCTGATATTTACGGGTCTTGATCCAAAATCGATATGCATATCATTCTCATCGCTCGGTCGATCTAGTTTGAATTTAAGACTTATTGCTTGTTTTGGATGAAAAACCAGAGCACATGGTTTTGAATATCATCAGGCCGATcgctgcctaccctattatctgataTTTACTGGTCTTGATCCAAAATCGATATGCATATCAATCGGTCGGTCTTGTTCGAATTTTAAGACTTGTTTGTTTTGTTTTGGATGAAAAACCAATGTATATGGTTATGAATATCAGGTGGATCGCTACCTACTAtctaaaatttattaattaactcaataatgatgatgatgattattattattattatctttttattttattcctCTCATGCTTCTTTGCCTCCAATTGCTCGTCGTTGGTATcgtctctcttcttctctctttataGTGTCGATCACACGCGATATCATACATATTAGACCTGCACTAGTCGGGACTTAAAGACTAATATAGATTATTAGTAATATGGATTTAGAATCATGATTTGAACAAAAGTATATATGTTTACTGAGAGTACGGAGTGTGGTGAAGTTTGAGGAACAATGTGACGAGATGTAGTGGCCATTAATTACTAGGATATGGCGGAAGGGGAAAGATTAGATTACGATATGGCACATTGTCCTTTCCAATTTTGCAATCACTGCAGTCACAAAATGCAGAGGCAGAACTGTGGGTTGTTGGAGAAGATTTAAAGACGGTTAGTTCGAAGGAATGGATTCTTTAATATCGAAGTCAAAAATAGACAATAAATTGATGGAATGTCCatccaaaatattttatcaatGAATATTATAAGTTGGTCTCACATCCCTACATGTTTCAGCTCACTATTTATTTAGCCTTTTATGCCACCTCTAatagattctctctctctctctctctctctctctctctctctcccttttgcAAGCATTAAGTTAATATAAgtcattattttgcaaaaataaaaaaatattatttctagatatacatcaaaatatactgataataataataataataataataataataataataataataataatccatcCCAGATAgacatcaatgatgtgaatcctaAAAGCTCAACATCACTTACGTGAATTAGGATTCATTTAGACCCATTCTAATAATGCATGAGTACCTACTCACCGTCTTTGGTTTCACAATAATGCAAAAGGAGTCTCGATAGGTGAAAAGGTTGGTTGGTGGTTGGTCAAGAAAAGGAGATGGGAGGAGTTAATGTCATTAAATAATGGAGGGTGAGCAATCCAAAGCTCGCTACTTCGAGTCGATACTTCATCTTACAATAGATTGATCAGTTGCAGAACCATCTTCAATTTTCTCATCCTTCACATCATTTAACACAGTTAGGCCATATACATCAAACGACATTTCCTAATTTTTCTCCTTAAGATGCTATCTCAATTTGATAAATTTGAGGATCCCATCAAACTCACTTCAACATCTCTTCTTTTTCGAGGCCACAAAAGTACACCGACTTTGCTCTATTTTTGAGATGGAACTTTCTCGATTTAAGGCAAAATATGACCTCGTTCGATTTAAGGGCGTGGgggcataaataaataaaaagttgggggggaggggaggagggGGGAGCGGAGGGAATAATTCACCTCATTAATTCCCGAATCAAATGAATCTTAGATTTATTTCCACGTGATCTCA of the Musa acuminata AAA Group cultivar baxijiao chromosome BXJ3-2, Cavendish_Baxijiao_AAA, whole genome shotgun sequence genome contains:
- the LOC135631788 gene encoding receptor-like serine/threonine-protein kinase At2g45590; its protein translation is MPSRPPPAAEPPGPHRTNHNHHHHHHRHVIPIAAIGGAAVVLTVTLVVLLYRRFARGSPTPTAPSPPPPPAGPLRRFTYAQLRRATASFAPSLRLGQGGFGPVFRGALPSGEEVAVKLMDSCGSLQGEREFHNELALAANILAVPSYAAAVVPTIGFCSDDDGRHRRWWPWWRRREAEEPLELSEAAAAAAPPGRKLLLVYELMHNGSLQDALLDRRCPELMDWQRRFAVVLDVARGLHFLHAVCDPAVIHGDIKPSNILLDAHLSAKIGDFGLARLRSTATEDHLPTEEEIKVDIDLDKHAVNDSKTSGKERKKDSVTVGGQDDASAVTMGETAESITTTTTGFEEQTPNAGANGIATTDRSAEEDEDFMVASPATAVDVASVSEAGAGFDRVSVDSGKDASASRKGCGKKKAGASSGKDWWWRQDINGGGPNSESGGSVKDYVMEWIRSEIKKERPKSDWVTASTATAVEECLPKPSNGGRSERKKSHRRMEWWASLDEEKPKKKEKSRPAREWWREEFCEELMKKQKRQPMAKSKSSHEWWQNDDDFASPSEKSNRRKKNRSYSRGSRSSIDWWMDRISGEIRPTGRRSSRDWASGDIPKSGTVSSTPSMRGTVCYVAPEYGGGGPLSEKCDVYSFGVLLLVIISGRRPLQVTASPMSEFERANLISWARHLAHLGRLLELADPCLRCVDKEQALLCVTVALLCLQRSPARRPSSKEILGMLTGESEPPHLPLEFSPSPPGGFSFKSRKKAR